In a genomic window of Myxococcota bacterium:
- a CDS encoding NUDIX hydrolase, with protein MSRPPDDDGQPLRGFRVQVSEEEFVLPNGRTMLLDVVRHPGASAVVPFVSDDEVLLIRQYRHAAGGTIYEVPAGKLDAGEAPDLCAGRELEEEAGCRAGRLERLGQIWTTPGFTDEVIHLFAAFDLTRVPPRPEDDEIIETEVVPLSQAIAWIWDGTLTDAKSAMALLHAAHRVGRLG; from the coding sequence GTGTCTCGACCGCCCGACGACGATGGCCAGCCGCTACGGGGCTTCCGAGTGCAGGTCTCCGAGGAGGAGTTCGTCCTGCCGAACGGGCGCACGATGCTCCTCGACGTCGTCCGACACCCGGGCGCGTCGGCGGTCGTGCCCTTCGTCTCCGACGACGAAGTGCTCTTGATCCGCCAGTACCGCCACGCCGCGGGCGGCACGATCTACGAGGTCCCGGCGGGCAAGCTCGACGCGGGCGAAGCCCCCGACCTGTGCGCGGGACGTGAGCTCGAAGAGGAAGCGGGCTGCCGCGCCGGACGCCTCGAGCGCCTCGGCCAGATCTGGACCACGCCGGGATTCACCGACGAGGTGATCCACCTCTTCGCCGCCTTCGATCTCACGCGCGTACCGCCGCGCCCCGAGGACGACGAAATCATCGAGACCGAGGTCGTGCCCCTCAGCCAGGCGATCGCCTGGATCTGGGACGGGACCCTCACCGACGCCAAGAGCGCGATGGCCCTGCTCCACGCCGCGCACCGCGTGGGACGACTCGGGTGA
- a CDS encoding LLM class flavin-dependent oxidoreductase, which yields MKLGVVFGWHCLAWEDLLALVMRAEALGYAAAYHDGDITQLGQRQDTEVLDGWTVTTSLVARTERIGVGSIRLVQHWNAARLAQAAATLERIAPGRLQFFASIGDRPEDPAWGIPRLSPAERIAFLDETLGAVRALWRGEAVECDGAYVRLDRARVRPVLGAGAPAIELGAKGPKLLELVARHADIWNVNWPPIPDRVAASADTLAAACGRAGRDPDAIRRRMWVFARAQRLGSAEALAEFRRWNPWFAHLPDAEVTPSLVTGTPAECADQLRHWGSQLRLEMAVVDLSGLDAGAARETLEAFPGGTIR from the coding sequence GTGAAGCTGGGCGTCGTCTTCGGCTGGCACTGCCTCGCCTGGGAAGACCTGCTCGCCCTGGTCATGCGGGCCGAAGCGCTCGGCTACGCGGCCGCCTACCACGACGGAGACATCACCCAGCTCGGCCAGCGCCAGGACACCGAGGTGCTCGACGGTTGGACGGTCACCACGTCGCTCGTCGCGCGCACCGAGCGCATCGGTGTGGGCTCGATCCGGCTGGTCCAACACTGGAACGCGGCGCGGCTCGCCCAGGCGGCCGCGACCCTCGAGCGGATCGCGCCCGGACGACTCCAATTCTTCGCCTCGATCGGGGATCGGCCCGAAGACCCCGCCTGGGGCATCCCGCGGCTCTCGCCCGCAGAGCGCATCGCGTTCCTCGACGAGACCCTGGGCGCCGTGCGCGCCCTCTGGCGCGGCGAGGCGGTCGAATGCGACGGCGCATACGTCCGGCTCGACCGCGCGCGGGTACGCCCGGTGCTGGGTGCTGGGGCGCCGGCCATCGAACTCGGTGCCAAGGGTCCGAAGCTCCTCGAGCTGGTGGCCCGTCATGCGGACATCTGGAACGTCAACTGGCCGCCGATCCCGGATCGGGTCGCGGCTTCGGCCGACACCCTGGCGGCCGCCTGCGGCCGCGCGGGACGCGACCCCGACGCGATTCGGCGTCGGATGTGGGTCTTCGCGCGCGCCCAGCGGCTCGGCAGCGCCGAGGCCCTTGCCGAGTTCCGGCGTTGGAACCCCTGGTTCGCCCATCTGCCGGACGCCGAGGTGACGCCCTCCCTGGTCACCGGCACGCCGGCCGAATGCGCGGATCAATTGCGGCACTGGGGCTCCCAGCTAAGGCTGGAGATGGCCGTGGTCGATCTTTCGGGTCTGGACGCCGGAGCGGCCCGGGAGACCCTGGAGGCGTTCCCAGGGGGAACGATTCGTTGA